One segment of Sinorhizobium sp. BG8 DNA contains the following:
- a CDS encoding pyridoxal phosphate-dependent aminotransferase, producing the protein MTIVSKVEEAGFRPASRIAAIGVSKILAIGAKASAMKREGLPVIILGAGEPDFDTPDNVKQVAKAAIDRGETKYTALDGTPELKKAIAAKFHRENGVDYALDEITVATGAKQILFNAFMASIDPGDEVIIPTPYWTSYSDIVEICGGVPVLVPCDAEAGFRLQAEQLERAIGPKTRWLLLNSPSNPSGAAYSEADYRPLLDVLLRHPHVWLMVDDMYEHIVYDGFRFVTPVGIEPRLKDRALTINGVSKAYAMTGWRIGYAGGPKALIKAMAVVQSQATSCPSSVSQAAAVEALNGPQHVLDERRRSFQDRRDLVVSALNAIEGIECRVPEGAFYTFASCAGLIGKKTPAGLVIATDADFTTYLLETAYVAVVPGSAFGLSPFFRISYATSKAELEEALERIADACSRLT; encoded by the coding sequence ATGACCATCGTCAGCAAGGTTGAGGAGGCGGGCTTTCGGCCCGCCTCGCGGATCGCCGCCATCGGCGTATCCAAGATCCTGGCCATCGGAGCGAAGGCCAGCGCGATGAAGCGCGAAGGGCTCCCCGTCATCATTCTCGGGGCCGGCGAGCCCGATTTCGACACACCCGACAACGTCAAGCAGGTGGCCAAGGCTGCAATCGATCGCGGCGAGACCAAGTACACCGCACTCGACGGCACGCCGGAGCTGAAGAAGGCGATCGCCGCCAAGTTCCATCGCGAGAATGGCGTCGACTATGCTCTGGACGAGATCACCGTCGCGACCGGCGCCAAGCAGATCCTCTTCAATGCCTTCATGGCAAGCATCGACCCGGGCGACGAGGTGATCATCCCCACCCCCTACTGGACGTCCTACTCCGACATCGTCGAGATCTGCGGCGGAGTGCCCGTCCTCGTCCCATGCGATGCTGAAGCGGGCTTTCGGCTGCAGGCGGAACAACTGGAGCGGGCGATAGGGCCAAAGACGCGCTGGTTGCTGCTGAACTCACCATCGAACCCTTCGGGTGCGGCCTATAGCGAGGCTGACTACCGGCCGCTTCTCGATGTGTTGCTGCGCCATCCGCATGTCTGGCTGATGGTGGACGACATGTACGAGCACATCGTCTATGACGGCTTCCGGTTTGTAACACCGGTCGGGATCGAACCGAGGCTCAAGGACCGCGCGCTGACCATCAACGGCGTCTCGAAGGCTTATGCGATGACCGGCTGGCGCATCGGTTACGCCGGCGGCCCCAAGGCGCTGATCAAGGCGATGGCAGTCGTCCAGAGTCAGGCAACGTCATGCCCGTCTTCCGTCAGCCAGGCGGCCGCGGTCGAGGCACTCAACGGCCCCCAACATGTTCTCGACGAGCGAAGGAGGAGCTTCCAAGATCGCCGCGACCTCGTCGTGTCCGCTCTCAATGCCATCGAAGGTATCGAGTGCCGGGTTCCGGAAGGCGCGTTCTACACCTTCGCATCCTGTGCCGGACTGATAGGGAAGAAGACACCGGCCGGATTGGTGATCGCAACCGACGCCGACTTTACGACGTATCTTCTGGAGACGGCCTACGTTGCCGTCGTGCCTGGCTCGGCGTTCGGCCTGTCGCCTTTCTTCCGTATTTCCTATGCCACGTCGAAGGCCGAACTCGAGGAAGCGCTAGAGCGCATCGCCGATGCTTGCTCCCGTCTGACCTGA
- a CDS encoding FAD-binding oxidoreductase, protein MIDETHIEALRSLLGVKGLLTAPADMAGYETGARYDSGRAAFVARPASTSEVSAVVAYCVKNGIALVPQSGNTGLVSGSTPDGSGTQGVLSLDRLVAPFELDPVNRTLAAGAGLRLSEVNRRLEEEGLFFPIDLGADPRLGGMLATNTGGSRFLRYGDVRRNTLGLTVVLADEAGTVLKLGSGLRKNNTGVDWKQLFIGTSGAFGVITECELNLEPVPRQVATAYLVPSAPERVSDLLVAMEQALGSYLSAFEGMSGNAITAALSHVPSLRNPFQSGVVPEFVILAEISRSSPSREGEQPLDAVLEEVLGAVFERADTLLADAFVGPPQEMWALRHALSEGVKHSGRLIAFDLSFRRGDIMRFLARMKAEMPKQFPDISICDFGHIGDGGVHFNLVVPAEDPRLADGGFEGRLREWVFKVAVEDFGGSYSAEHAIGRKNQVFYDLYTPEAIRRLAAGLREITSPGPLGSVNF, encoded by the coding sequence ATGATCGACGAAACGCATATTGAAGCGCTGCGTTCGCTGCTGGGCGTCAAGGGCCTCCTCACAGCGCCCGCCGACATGGCTGGCTACGAGACCGGCGCCCGATACGACAGTGGTCGTGCTGCCTTCGTCGCACGCCCGGCTTCGACCTCGGAGGTTTCCGCCGTTGTTGCCTATTGCGTGAAAAACGGCATCGCGCTCGTCCCGCAGTCCGGCAACACCGGCCTCGTCTCCGGTTCTACGCCGGATGGAAGCGGGACGCAGGGTGTGCTCAGCCTCGACCGACTGGTGGCACCCTTCGAGCTGGATCCGGTCAACCGCACGCTGGCGGCGGGCGCAGGCCTCAGGCTCTCGGAGGTCAATCGGCGTCTCGAAGAGGAAGGCCTGTTCTTCCCGATCGATCTCGGAGCCGACCCGCGTCTCGGCGGCATGCTTGCAACTAACACCGGAGGCTCAAGGTTCCTGCGTTATGGCGACGTGCGCCGCAACACATTGGGACTGACGGTGGTCCTGGCCGACGAGGCGGGCACCGTGCTCAAGCTCGGCTCGGGCCTTCGCAAAAACAATACGGGTGTCGACTGGAAACAGCTCTTCATCGGCACAAGCGGCGCTTTCGGCGTCATCACCGAATGCGAGCTGAACCTCGAGCCGGTGCCGCGCCAGGTGGCAACTGCCTACCTGGTGCCTTCGGCGCCCGAGCGGGTCTCTGACCTCCTCGTCGCAATGGAGCAGGCGCTCGGCAGCTATCTCTCCGCCTTTGAGGGCATGTCGGGCAACGCCATCACGGCCGCGCTCTCCCACGTCCCCTCGTTGCGCAATCCCTTCCAGAGCGGCGTCGTTCCGGAGTTCGTCATCCTCGCGGAAATCTCGCGCTCCTCGCCGTCGCGTGAGGGCGAGCAGCCGCTTGATGCGGTGCTGGAGGAGGTCCTTGGCGCGGTGTTCGAAAGGGCTGATACGTTGCTGGCAGATGCCTTCGTGGGCCCACCGCAGGAAATGTGGGCTTTGCGCCATGCCTTGTCCGAGGGCGTGAAGCATAGCGGACGATTGATCGCATTCGATCTATCATTCCGGCGGGGTGATATCATGCGCTTCCTCGCCCGTATGAAGGCGGAGATGCCGAAGCAATTCCCGGATATCTCGATTTGCGACTTCGGCCATATCGGCGACGGCGGCGTGCACTTCAATCTAGTCGTGCCCGCCGAAGATCCCCGGCTCGCCGACGGCGGCTTCGAGGGACGTTTGCGAGAATGGGTGTTCAAGGTCGCTGTCGAGGACTTCGGCGGCAGCTACAGCGCCGAGCATGCGATCGGCCGCAAGAACCAGGTCTTCTACGACCTCTATACGCCGGAAGCGATCCGGCGGCTGGCAGCAGGGCTCAGGGAGATCACTTCGCCCGGCCCGCTCGGCAGCGTCAACTTTTGA
- a CDS encoding aldehyde dehydrogenase family protein: MENETMTNVDVKQETAKLLDKLGVPAAAWQNGDMASFSPVSGEEIARLKTHSAADAGKAIDAAHEAFKAWRLVPAPKRGELVRLLGEELRASKADLGRLVSIEAGKITSEGLGEVQEMIDICDFAVGLSRQLYGLTIATERPGHRMMETWHPLGVVGIISAFNFPVAVWSWNAALALVCGNPIVWKPSEKTPLTALASQAILERALARFGDAPKNLSQVLIGDRAIGEALVDNPKVALVSATGSTRMGKEVGPRLAKRFARSILELGGNNAGIVCPSADLDMALRAIAFGAMGTAGQRCTTLRRLFVHESVYDQLVPRLRKAYESVSVGNPLETSALVGPLVDKQAFDNMQKALEAAKAEGGKVVGGNRVVEAGRETAYYVKPAIVEMPKQGGPVLDETFAPILYVMKYSDFDKALDDHNAVAAGLSSSIFTLNMQEAERFLSADGSDCGIANVNIGTSGAEIGGAFGGEKETGGGRESGSDAWKAYMRRSTNTVNYSKALPLAQGVSFDIE; encoded by the coding sequence ATGGAGAATGAGACGATGACCAACGTCGATGTGAAACAGGAAACCGCAAAGCTTCTCGACAAGCTCGGCGTCCCGGCAGCAGCCTGGCAGAACGGCGACATGGCCTCGTTCAGCCCTGTAAGTGGCGAGGAGATCGCCAGGCTGAAGACGCATTCGGCCGCTGACGCCGGAAAGGCGATCGACGCCGCCCATGAGGCTTTCAAGGCCTGGCGCCTGGTGCCCGCGCCGAAGCGCGGCGAACTCGTCCGCCTGCTGGGCGAGGAACTGCGTGCCTCCAAGGCCGATCTCGGCCGTCTCGTCTCGATCGAGGCTGGCAAGATCACCTCCGAGGGCCTCGGCGAAGTTCAGGAAATGATCGACATCTGCGATTTTGCGGTTGGTCTGTCCCGCCAGCTCTACGGCCTGACGATCGCCACCGAACGTCCCGGCCACCGCATGATGGAGACGTGGCACCCGCTCGGCGTCGTCGGCATCATCTCGGCCTTCAACTTCCCGGTCGCCGTCTGGTCGTGGAATGCGGCACTTGCACTCGTCTGCGGCAACCCGATTGTATGGAAGCCTTCGGAGAAGACCCCGCTCACCGCGCTCGCCTCTCAGGCGATCCTCGAGCGTGCCCTCGCCCGCTTCGGTGATGCGCCGAAGAATCTTTCTCAGGTGCTTATCGGCGATCGCGCGATCGGCGAGGCCCTCGTCGACAACCCGAAGGTCGCGCTCGTTTCGGCCACCGGCTCCACCCGCATGGGTAAGGAAGTCGGTCCGCGGCTCGCCAAGCGTTTCGCCCGCTCGATCCTCGAGCTCGGCGGCAACAATGCCGGTATCGTCTGCCCGTCGGCCGATCTCGACATGGCGTTGCGGGCGATTGCCTTCGGTGCCATGGGCACCGCCGGACAGCGCTGCACCACGCTTCGTCGTCTGTTCGTGCACGAGAGTGTCTATGACCAGCTCGTTCCGCGCCTGCGGAAGGCCTATGAGAGCGTTTCGGTCGGCAATCCCTTGGAAACCTCCGCTCTCGTCGGTCCGCTGGTCGACAAGCAGGCTTTCGACAACATGCAGAAGGCTCTGGAAGCGGCCAAGGCCGAAGGCGGCAAGGTCGTCGGCGGCAACCGCGTGGTCGAAGCAGGCAGGGAAACCGCCTACTACGTCAAGCCGGCGATCGTGGAAATGCCCAAGCAGGGCGGCCCGGTTCTCGACGAGACCTTCGCTCCGATCCTCTACGTCATGAAGTATTCCGACTTCGACAAGGCGCTCGACGACCACAATGCGGTCGCGGCCGGCCTGTCATCGTCGATCTTCACGCTCAACATGCAGGAGGCCGAGCGCTTCCTTTCCGCTGACGGCTCCGACTGCGGTATTGCCAACGTCAACATCGGCACCTCCGGTGCTGAAATTGGCGGAGCGTTCGGCGGCGAGAAGGAGACCGGAGGCGGCCGTGAGTCCGGCTCGGACGCCTGGAAAGCCTACATGCGTCGCTCGACAAACACCGTCAACTACTCGAAGGCACTGCCGCTCGCCCAGGGCGTCTCCTTCGACATCGAGTGA
- a CDS encoding LysR family transcriptional regulator, with protein sequence MKLSRRLIPDVTTLQAFECAARHGSFTQAAHELNLTQSAVSRQIKDLEEQLGVLLFERVRQRVILSEDGRRFLPEVRRLLHQTEETMLRAMSSARSEHSLSIATLPTFGSRWLTPRLPAFLAQYPGTILNIASRSAPFDFEEQNFDLAIHYGQPVWARAACSYLCSEVILPAASPELLREWQLGEPRDLEAAPLLHLATRPKLWAQWFELNGGTTDTAYRGHRFDQFSMVIEAAVAGLGFALLPRYLIEQELASGRLAVIFDRPMQTENSYYLVVPEGKLENSLSQAFRSWITTQVS encoded by the coding sequence ATGAAGTTGAGCCGCAGGCTGATTCCGGACGTGACCACGCTTCAGGCCTTCGAATGCGCCGCGCGGCACGGCAGCTTTACCCAGGCCGCGCATGAGCTGAACCTCACGCAAAGTGCCGTCAGCCGCCAGATAAAGGATCTCGAGGAGCAGCTTGGCGTTCTGCTCTTCGAACGCGTCCGGCAACGCGTCATCCTGTCGGAAGACGGGCGCAGGTTCCTGCCAGAGGTGCGGCGTCTCCTCCATCAGACAGAGGAAACCATGCTGCGCGCCATGTCCTCGGCGCGCTCCGAACACAGCCTCAGCATAGCGACTCTTCCCACGTTCGGCAGCCGATGGCTCACGCCCCGGCTTCCGGCGTTTCTGGCGCAGTATCCGGGAACGATCCTCAACATCGCATCTCGATCGGCGCCGTTCGACTTCGAGGAGCAGAACTTCGACCTGGCGATACACTACGGCCAGCCGGTCTGGGCGCGCGCCGCCTGCTCCTATCTCTGCAGCGAGGTCATCCTGCCCGCCGCAAGTCCCGAGCTGTTGCGCGAATGGCAGCTTGGAGAACCAAGGGACCTGGAGGCCGCGCCGCTCCTTCACCTCGCGACACGTCCGAAGCTCTGGGCGCAATGGTTCGAGCTCAATGGCGGCACCACCGACACGGCCTATCGCGGGCATCGCTTCGACCAGTTTTCGATGGTTATCGAGGCGGCCGTGGCCGGCCTCGGCTTCGCGCTGCTCCCGCGCTACCTGATCGAGCAGGAACTCGCCTCGGGAAGGCTCGCCGTGATCTTCGACCGGCCGATGCAGACGGAGAACAGCTACTATCTTGTGGTTCCGGAAGGGAAGCTGGAAAATTCGCTGAGCCAGGCCTTTCGAAGCTGGATAACAACGCAGGTGAGCTGA
- a CDS encoding VOC family protein, translating into MKEKSYVSADEIRSDFSAAMSAMYREEVPAYGTLMSLVAQVNAETLAADSHLRRRLEETDSLDRISEERHGAIRLGTPEELSMMRRVFAVMGMYPVGYYDLSTAGVPVHSTAFRPVGDAALKRNPFRVFTSLLRLDLIADATLREEAAQVLALRRIFTDRAVELVEKAEQDGGLNAADAAVFVREVLETFRWHDRAIVSADMYKRLHDAHRLIADVVSFKGPHINHLTPRTLDIDKVQALMPEEGIAPKAVVEGPPTRKCAILLRQTSFKALEEPVSFIGDSGEWKAGSHTARFGEIEQRGIALTPKGRALYDRLLSDTRAIARPAADGSNAAEYEAALAKVFEAFPDDWHEIRKQGLGYFNYSLTELGRATGITGDTGIEALVESGHVQFDPIVYEDFLPVSAAGIFQSNLGDDAAQEFVASPNQVMFERDLGAGVLDEFAHYAGIEKASIEECLGAAGMAVAAE; encoded by the coding sequence ATGAAAGAAAAATCGTACGTTTCCGCCGACGAGATCCGTTCGGATTTCTCCGCTGCCATGTCCGCCATGTACCGCGAGGAAGTGCCGGCTTACGGCACGCTCATGTCGCTGGTCGCTCAAGTGAATGCGGAGACGCTTGCAGCCGATTCGCATCTTCGGAGGCGTCTGGAAGAGACCGATTCGCTCGACCGGATCTCCGAGGAGCGCCACGGTGCCATCCGCCTCGGTACCCCGGAGGAGCTTTCGATGATGCGCCGCGTCTTCGCGGTCATGGGCATGTATCCGGTCGGCTACTACGATTTGTCGACTGCCGGTGTGCCGGTGCACTCGACCGCGTTCCGCCCGGTCGGTGATGCGGCGCTGAAGCGGAACCCCTTCCGCGTCTTTACCTCGCTGCTTCGCCTCGACCTGATCGCCGACGCGACGCTGCGCGAAGAGGCCGCTCAAGTGCTCGCTTTGCGCAGGATCTTCACCGACCGTGCCGTTGAGCTGGTCGAAAAAGCCGAGCAGGACGGTGGGCTGAACGCCGCGGACGCGGCGGTCTTCGTCCGCGAAGTACTCGAGACCTTCCGCTGGCATGATCGCGCGATCGTCAGTGCGGACATGTACAAGCGGCTGCACGATGCACATCGGCTGATTGCCGACGTCGTTTCCTTCAAGGGCCCGCACATCAACCACCTCACGCCACGCACCCTCGACATTGACAAGGTGCAGGCGCTGATGCCGGAAGAAGGCATCGCTCCCAAGGCAGTCGTCGAGGGACCTCCGACCCGCAAATGCGCAATCCTCCTGCGCCAGACGTCGTTCAAGGCGCTTGAAGAGCCCGTCTCCTTCATCGGGGACAGCGGGGAATGGAAGGCTGGCTCGCACACCGCCCGCTTCGGCGAGATCGAACAGCGCGGCATTGCGCTCACCCCGAAGGGCCGCGCGCTCTACGACAGGCTTCTCAGCGATACCCGCGCGATTGCGCGCCCCGCCGCCGACGGCTCAAACGCCGCAGAATACGAGGCGGCGCTGGCAAAGGTCTTCGAAGCCTTTCCGGACGACTGGCACGAGATCCGCAAGCAGGGCCTCGGCTATTTCAACTACTCCCTCACCGAGCTGGGTCGGGCGACCGGTATCACCGGCGACACCGGCATCGAGGCGTTGGTTGAGTCCGGCCACGTCCAGTTCGACCCGATCGTCTATGAGGACTTCCTGCCCGTTTCGGCCGCCGGGATCTTCCAGTCCAACCTCGGCGACGACGCGGCGCAAGAGTTTGTCGCAAGCCCGAACCAGGTGATGTTCGAGCGCGATCTCGGCGCTGGCGTGCTCGACGAATTCGCCCACTATGCGGGCATCGAAAAGGCTTCTATTGAAGAATGCCTGGGCGCGGCGGGCATGGCCGTCGCTGCGGAATGA